A genomic segment from Legionella micdadei encodes:
- a CDS encoding LysR family transcriptional regulator gives MRNINMDLNQIRAFIAAADFGSFTLAADFLYITQSAISKRIASLEAEIKTPLFIRDHNRLILTESGKIFLPHAIEVLQTVQTGISSVNLFLEKQKKPLKVGLDFLIGSFMLPDFLASFSQGNPNIDFSVNYLSPLMSLRALRNREIELCLNCISNKIVHEFELIPLFTLPFVIKLSRTHPLMKKEQISLEEILEYPGIVMPKYAPPRQVLDNFLYRKNLFLPIQHEAEPIFALLKLAKLGLGWSFIPKNIIDKDLVTIYEHKDLSINYFIIYRKGHKLSNDAQRFISTLKETQFFEYDH, from the coding sequence ATGCGTAATATAAATATGGACCTAAATCAAATTCGCGCATTTATTGCTGCCGCAGATTTTGGCTCCTTTACTTTGGCAGCTGATTTTCTTTACATCACACAATCAGCGATTAGTAAACGCATCGCTTCTCTTGAAGCAGAAATTAAAACGCCGCTATTTATCAGAGATCATAATCGCTTAATCCTCACAGAATCAGGAAAAATTTTCCTACCTCATGCCATAGAAGTACTACAAACAGTGCAAACCGGCATCTCATCTGTCAATCTTTTTTTAGAAAAGCAAAAAAAACCTTTAAAAGTGGGCTTGGATTTTTTAATTGGCAGCTTCATGCTTCCTGATTTTTTAGCCTCTTTTAGCCAAGGGAATCCCAATATCGACTTCTCGGTCAATTATTTATCTCCCTTAATGAGCCTAAGGGCACTGCGCAATCGAGAGATAGAGCTTTGTCTAAATTGCATTAGTAATAAAATTGTTCACGAGTTTGAATTAATCCCCCTATTTACATTACCCTTTGTTATTAAACTATCTCGGACGCATCCGCTGATGAAGAAGGAACAAATAAGTTTAGAAGAGATATTAGAATACCCAGGCATAGTCATGCCTAAATATGCTCCGCCCCGGCAGGTATTGGATAATTTTCTTTACCGCAAAAATTTATTTCTACCTATTCAACACGAAGCTGAACCAATTTTTGCATTACTAAAACTTGCCAAATTGGGCCTTGGATGGAGCTTTATTCCAAAAAATATCATCGACAAGGATTTAGTAACAATTTATGAGCATAAGGATTTATCCATCAACTATTTTATCATTTATCGAAAAGGACATAAGCTCAGTAATGATGCACAACGTTTTATCTCTACCCTAAAAGAGACTCAATTTTTTGAATATGACCATTAG
- the pip gene encoding prolyl aminopeptidase, protein MHTLYPVIKPYQCHELRVSQLHVLYVEEIGNPQGIPIIGLHSGPGAGGDTHLRRFFDPQIYRIVLFDQRGCGRSTPHIELHDNNTQSLLEDIDTIRDYLKINRFVLFGGGWGALLALLYAQLYPQQVSALLLQQIFLGRKKDTDWLYKSGTNLIFPDYWQEFTSFVPNEEQHDLRRFYTQCLQGDNELVRMSAAKSWAMWYARCSSLQSHLYVIEQFSDPHFALALACLQSHYINHRYFIEENQVLSHIHKIRHIPTYLVHGRYDMICPLEGAWELHQALPASNLRIIRDAGHSDREIGIIDALIDASIEISRQGLDAC, encoded by the coding sequence ATGCATACCCTTTATCCAGTTATTAAGCCTTATCAATGCCATGAGTTACGTGTGAGTCAGCTTCATGTGCTTTATGTGGAGGAGATAGGAAACCCACAGGGCATACCGATTATTGGCTTGCATTCTGGACCAGGAGCAGGGGGTGATACTCATTTACGACGCTTTTTTGATCCTCAAATCTACCGCATTGTGCTTTTTGACCAACGAGGCTGTGGGCGTTCTACCCCCCATATTGAGCTACACGACAATAACACCCAAAGCCTGTTAGAAGACATTGATACCATTCGTGATTACTTGAAAATCAACCGTTTTGTCTTATTTGGCGGCGGCTGGGGTGCTTTACTTGCCCTCCTCTATGCGCAACTTTATCCGCAGCAGGTATCTGCCTTGTTACTGCAACAAATTTTTTTAGGTAGGAAGAAAGACACCGATTGGCTTTATAAAAGCGGGACAAATCTGATTTTCCCTGATTACTGGCAAGAATTTACTAGCTTTGTACCTAATGAAGAGCAACACGACCTTCGTCGATTTTATACCCAATGCCTCCAGGGGGATAATGAGTTAGTCCGTATGTCCGCAGCGAAAAGCTGGGCCATGTGGTACGCACGTTGCAGCAGCTTACAATCACACTTATACGTCATTGAGCAATTCAGTGACCCGCATTTTGCCCTTGCGCTTGCTTGCTTGCAGTCCCATTACATTAACCATCGCTATTTTATTGAAGAAAATCAAGTTCTATCCCATATCCACAAAATTAGGCATATCCCTACTTACCTCGTTCATGGCCGCTACGATATGATATGCCCTTTAGAAGGCGCTTGGGAATTACATCAAGCTCTTCCTGCTTCAAATTTACGAATCATCAGGGATGCCGGTCATTCCGACCGAGAAATAGGGATCATTGATGCACTCATTGATGCAAGTATAGAAATTTCACGTCAGGGTTTAGATGCATGCTAA
- the dtd gene encoding D-aminoacyl-tRNA deacylase, which translates to MLTVIQRVSEAKVVVNNEIVGEIAHGLMILCGFEKEDTEPTLLRMLEKCLNYRIFDDSQGKMNLSLKEVNGGLLLVPQFTLMADTNKGLRPSFSKAAPPELGQTLFHRLLDLAREKYSQVASGQFGANMKVHLCNNGPVTFLLQF; encoded by the coding sequence ATGCTAACTGTAATCCAGCGAGTAAGTGAAGCAAAGGTGGTTGTCAACAATGAAATCGTAGGAGAAATAGCCCACGGCTTAATGATCCTTTGTGGCTTTGAAAAAGAGGATACTGAACCTACACTTTTACGCATGTTAGAAAAATGCCTCAATTACCGTATTTTTGATGATTCCCAAGGAAAAATGAACCTAAGCCTCAAAGAGGTCAACGGAGGACTTCTACTTGTCCCCCAATTTACATTAATGGCGGATACCAATAAGGGCTTACGTCCTAGTTTTTCTAAAGCCGCGCCACCTGAATTAGGGCAAACTTTATTTCACCGGTTGCTCGATTTAGCCAGGGAAAAATATTCCCAGGTAGCCAGTGGTCAATTCGGTGCGAATATGAAAGTCCACTTATGTAACAATGGGCCAGTCACATTTTTGCTCCAATTCTAG
- a CDS encoding MlaA family lipoprotein, with the protein MRLIATLATMVSSLMLCSCLHKGNNPVDPYESINRKIYNFNMAFDATVLKPPAKIYKAVIPARVRTSINNAYNNVYMLPTVASDLFQGEWRQAIKDSWRFLINSTIGVAGFFDVADKAFSLPPHYNDFGLTFAKWGKKKSVYIVLPFLGPSTVRDALGLPLDYAFTPYPYLPSGVAIYSIAILRYVDLRSQLLETDAIMNEALDKYAFMRDAYLQHRNYLITGEQADTDASLYVDEQDVGDYVDEPASTKKSVKLNSSKNAAHRSAPARNPT; encoded by the coding sequence ATGCGCTTAATTGCCACTCTTGCAACGATGGTCAGTTCTTTAATGCTTTGTTCCTGCCTGCATAAAGGCAACAATCCTGTTGATCCCTATGAGTCAATTAACCGCAAAATCTACAATTTCAATATGGCTTTTGACGCCACCGTATTAAAACCCCCTGCTAAAATTTATAAAGCGGTGATACCTGCCCGGGTTCGTACGAGCATAAACAATGCTTACAATAACGTGTACATGCTGCCGACAGTAGCCAGTGATCTTTTCCAAGGAGAATGGAGACAGGCGATAAAAGACAGCTGGCGTTTTTTGATTAATTCAACTATTGGTGTTGCCGGCTTTTTTGATGTTGCCGATAAAGCCTTTAGTCTACCGCCCCACTACAACGATTTCGGCTTAACCTTTGCTAAATGGGGGAAGAAAAAGTCAGTTTATATCGTTCTGCCATTTTTAGGTCCAAGTACCGTTCGCGATGCTCTGGGATTACCGCTTGATTATGCCTTTACTCCCTACCCATATTTACCGAGTGGGGTCGCAATCTATTCCATTGCAATATTGAGATATGTCGATCTGCGATCCCAATTGCTTGAAACCGATGCGATTATGAATGAAGCACTGGATAAATATGCGTTCATGCGTGATGCCTATCTACAACATCGAAATTACTTGATCACTGGCGAACAGGCCGATACCGACGCTTCGTTGTATGTGGATGAGCAAGATGTGGGGGATTACGTGGATGAACCCGCTTCAACAAAAAAATCAGTTAAATTGAATAGTAGTAAAAATGCTGCACATCGCTCTGCACCAGCCCGAAATCCCACCTAA
- the trmL gene encoding tRNA (uridine(34)/cytosine(34)/5-carboxymethylaminomethyluridine(34)-2'-O)-methyltransferase TrmL: MLHIALHQPEIPPNTGNIIRLCANSGAQLHLIYPLGFTLDDKRMRRAGLDYQEWINIIHYSNEQDFIEKNQQRRIFACSTKGQKNYHEVCYQDEDMLLFGAETRGLPAELRERYSAIRIPMCPNNRSLNLSNAVAIILFEAWRQLDFMGCA; encoded by the coding sequence ATGCTGCACATCGCTCTGCACCAGCCCGAAATCCCACCTAATACGGGTAATATTATTCGCTTGTGCGCTAACAGTGGCGCACAACTGCATCTGATATACCCCCTAGGCTTTACGCTTGATGATAAGCGGATGCGTCGTGCCGGGCTTGATTATCAAGAATGGATTAACATTATTCATTACTCTAATGAACAGGATTTTATAGAAAAAAACCAACAACGTCGGATTTTTGCATGTTCGACAAAAGGTCAAAAAAATTACCATGAGGTTTGTTACCAGGACGAAGATATGCTGCTCTTCGGCGCCGAAACACGAGGACTACCGGCAGAATTGAGAGAACGCTATTCTGCCATTCGTATTCCAATGTGCCCTAATAATCGCAGCCTTAACCTATCCAATGCTGTTGCCATCATACTTTTTGAAGCCTGGCGTCAGCTTGATTTCATGGGCTGTGCTTAA